The proteins below come from a single Ruegeria sp. THAF33 genomic window:
- a CDS encoding M48 family metalloprotease, translating to MPISHVAAMAFERVSLLRSIPALILSVGVWLAAATQSHGQSLIRDPDIERGLRELAFPVLRAAGLNTNRVQILVVNDNTFNAFVIDYNAIYLNYGLILTVESPEMLQAVIAHEAAHIANGHLARRAENLKAARRNAGLGTALALLAAAAGGGEAAIGIAAGTQGAAIRSFLGHTRAEEASADRSAASYLRWAQISPSGMVELHRKFAGQELLSVANQDPYMRSHPTSRERLRAAEAFLDEFGDKAVPNANADYWFARVKGKLSAFLRSPSWTLRRAKEETAQDIRLMREASAHHQNRDLDRARRAIDEALALRPNDPYYYDLKGQILLENRRIGAAVEAYGNAVEMAPNDALILAGYGRALLAQGQTKQALSVLEKARARDYRNARLLQDLGVAYAQVGNDGMASTVTAERYALQGRLKDAGIHAKRAVARLPEGSPGWQRAQDVLIAAERLDKDKRKRK from the coding sequence ATGCCCATCTCCCATGTTGCAGCCATGGCTTTTGAACGCGTATCCCTGCTGAGGTCAATCCCGGCTCTGATCCTGTCGGTTGGTGTCTGGCTGGCGGCGGCAACGCAATCCCATGGGCAAAGCCTGATCCGCGACCCCGATATCGAGCGTGGCCTGCGCGAGCTTGCCTTTCCGGTTCTGCGCGCCGCCGGTCTGAACACCAATCGGGTTCAAATCCTTGTGGTCAATGACAACACGTTCAATGCATTCGTCATAGACTACAACGCCATCTATTTGAATTACGGGCTGATCCTTACGGTCGAAAGCCCCGAAATGCTGCAAGCGGTGATCGCGCATGAGGCCGCGCATATCGCGAACGGCCATCTGGCCCGCCGCGCCGAAAACCTGAAGGCGGCGCGGCGCAATGCGGGCCTTGGTACCGCTTTGGCCCTGCTTGCGGCTGCGGCCGGAGGGGGTGAAGCCGCCATTGGCATCGCCGCAGGCACCCAAGGCGCCGCAATCCGCAGCTTTCTGGGCCATACCCGCGCCGAAGAGGCCTCGGCCGACCGAAGCGCCGCAAGCTATCTGCGATGGGCTCAGATTTCCCCCAGCGGCATGGTGGAGCTGCACAGAAAATTCGCGGGTCAGGAATTGCTGAGCGTCGCCAATCAGGACCCGTACATGCGGTCGCATCCCACCAGTCGTGAACGATTGCGCGCCGCCGAAGCGTTTCTGGATGAGTTCGGCGACAAGGCCGTTCCGAATGCCAATGCCGATTACTGGTTTGCCCGCGTCAAAGGCAAACTGTCGGCCTTTTTACGCTCACCCAGTTGGACATTACGGCGCGCCAAAGAAGAAACCGCTCAGGACATCCGCCTGATGCGCGAGGCTTCGGCCCATCATCAGAACCGTGATTTGGATCGCGCGCGTCGTGCCATCGACGAGGCCCTGGCGCTGCGCCCGAACGACCCCTACTATTATGACCTGAAAGGGCAAATTCTGCTGGAAAACAGGCGAATAGGCGCGGCTGTTGAAGCGTATGGGAACGCTGTTGAAATGGCTCCGAACGATGCGCTTATCCTGGCTGGATACGGGCGGGCGCTGTTGGCGCAGGGTCAAACCAAACAGGCCCTGAGCGTGCTGGAAAAAGCCCGCGCCCGGGACTATCGGAACGCCAGGCTGTTGCAGGATCTGGGTGTGGCCTATGCTCAGGTTGGCAATGATGGTATGGCATCCACCGTGACGGCAGAGCGGTATGCGCTGCAAGGGCGGTTGAAAGATGCCGGAATTCACGCGAAACGCGCCGTGGCACGACTGCCCGAAGGTTCACCGGGTTGGCAAAGGGCACAAGACGTGTTGATTGCGGCGGAACGACTCGACAAAGACAAAAGGAAACGGAAATGA
- a CDS encoding DsbA family protein: MILRHAAPALLGLSMAATSAQALDLNAMNDAEKAEFGAQVREYLLENPEVIIEAINILEERNAVAEAAADKELVAANADELFDDGYSWVGGNPDGDITLVEFMDYRCGYCRRAVPEVTSLLAEDGNIRLVIKEFPILGDASVLSSRFAVATKHVAGDDAYKQVHDALLEFTGEPTEVALRRISDGLGLNSDEIIAAMDSDRVTDEIARTRALAQRMQISGTPSFVLGTEMLRGYLPADQMQQIVNGIRAERG, from the coding sequence ATGATCCTCAGACATGCTGCACCCGCCCTTCTGGGGCTTTCCATGGCGGCGACCTCGGCGCAGGCGCTGGACTTGAATGCGATGAACGATGCCGAGAAGGCGGAATTTGGTGCCCAGGTGCGCGAATACCTGCTGGAAAACCCCGAAGTGATCATCGAAGCCATCAACATTCTGGAAGAGCGCAATGCCGTCGCCGAAGCCGCGGCGGACAAAGAACTGGTCGCCGCCAATGCGGATGAACTGTTTGATGACGGGTACAGCTGGGTTGGCGGCAACCCGGATGGCGACATCACGCTGGTCGAGTTCATGGACTACCGGTGTGGCTATTGCCGCCGTGCCGTTCCCGAAGTTACCAGCCTGCTGGCAGAAGACGGCAACATCCGCCTTGTGATCAAGGAATTCCCCATTTTGGGTGATGCGTCTGTGCTGTCCTCACGTTTTGCCGTGGCCACCAAACACGTGGCGGGCGACGACGCATACAAGCAGGTCCATGATGCCCTGCTGGAATTCACCGGCGAGCCAACCGAAGTTGCCCTGCGCCGCATCTCGGACGGTTTGGGGCTGAACAGCGACGAGATCATCGCGGCGATGGACAGCGATCGCGTTACGGATGAGATTGCGCGCACCCGTGCTCTGGCCCAGCGGATGCAGATCTCGGGCACGCCTTCGTTCGTGTTGGGCACAGAGATGCTGCGTGGCTATTTGCCAGCCGATCAGATGCAGCAAATCGTTAACGGTATACGTGCCGAACGCGGCTAA